From a single Drosophila sulfurigaster albostrigata strain 15112-1811.04 chromosome 3, ASM2355843v2, whole genome shotgun sequence genomic region:
- the LOC133843415 gene encoding cuticle protein 16.5, which yields MFKYFVLAFCCLASAAAAPGYLGGLAAPALPLAAAPAISYGHALAAPSIASYGLAPRLSYAAPALAHAPLAAPAYSSYGLAPRISYAAPAIAHAAPLGLAHAPLGLGYRSYAAPALSLGHGW from the exons atgTTCAAATAC TTCGTTTTGGCCTTCTGCTGCTTGGCGAGCGCTGCTGCCGCTCCTGGCTACCTGGGTGGCTTGGCTGCTCCAGCTTTGCCTCTGGCCGCTGCTCCGGCTATCTCTTATGGCCACGCCTTGGCAGCACCATCGATTGCCTCATACGGTCTGGCGCCCAGGCTCAGCTATGCTGCTCCAGCTTTGGCTCACGCTCCTCTGGCTGCTCCGGCTTACTCCAGCTACGGACTGGCGCCCAGGATTAGCTATGCTGCCCCAGCTATTGCCCATGCTGCCCCACTTGGCCTCGCTCATGCTCCTCTGGGTCTCGGCTACAGATCTTACGCTGCTCCAGCTCTCAGCCTGGGACATGGCTGGTAA
- the LOC133842981 gene encoding uncharacterized protein LOC133842981 translates to MFKFFALCLFAIVACVAAKPAIVASPLAYSAYTAAAPVAYSSPYTAAYTAAAAYPYSAYPYAAAYSAYPYAAYYR, encoded by the exons ATGTTCAAGTTT TTCGCTCTGTGCCTCTTCGCCATCGTCGCTTGCGTCGCTGCCAAGCCCGCAATTGTGGCTTCCCCTCTGGCTTATAGCGCCTACACCGCTGCTGCTCCAGTGGCCTACAGCTCGCCCTACACCGCCGCCTACACCGCAGCTGCTGCCTATCCCTACTCTGCCTATCCTTATGCTGCTGCCTACTCCGCTTACCCCTATGCCGCCTACTACCGTTAA
- the LOC133842978 gene encoding pupal cuticle protein C1B yields MFKLSALFVLCAVVACIEAKPAVLVDAAPAVVTATSSQYVARNFNGIAAAPVVAAAYTAPVAAAYTAPVATAAYTAPIASAYTAPIASAYSAYTYPYTAGYTTYL; encoded by the exons ATGTTCAAACTG TCTGCTCTTTTCGTCCTGTGCGCTGTCGTCGCCTGCATCGAGGCTAAGCCTGCTGTCCTCGTGGATGCTGCTCCAGCTGTGGTCACCGCAACAAGCTCTCAATATGTGGCACGCAACTTCAATGGCATCGCTGCTGCTCCAGTTGTCGCCGCCGCTTACACCgctccagttgctgctgcgtaCACTGCTCCAGTTGCCACCGCTGCCTACACTGCGCCAATTGCTTCCGCTTACACAGCGCCAATTGCTTCCGCTTACTCTGCCTACACTTATCCCTACACTGCTGGTTACACCACTTACCTATAA
- the LOC133842977 gene encoding leucine-rich repeat transmembrane neuronal protein 1 has product MAVCEKPSLRSVHTMRILNIWSLLLVLLVNSNRVLAGDVYLSCDEFEQHMFMDPNEAFCTVTGFIVTHSQNVVIKNFVPGNMVKFMKFYDSTLLYVPFRLFETFTYLKTLDVSYTSILELTRNTFSAAGNLTSLNLSYNNMTSLQTSVFIGANALMRLDLSYNRIMVLSENTFCGLPILNKLQLNGNRLTELHKDIFKDNEYLESISLEGNLLTYIEPEVFNRMRRIKEVNLSHNKLIRVHPDMFSEASNLESLLLAVNSLRAFQLTDKSIVHQLHLDYNQLTNLTINATRFVRANYNNISEIYMHQTLQLETLELRNNRLTSIANITNMTALLHLDVSYNPIGPIGVSTFDQLKRLRNLYLRSNGIRELEFGMFSKQKYLEILDLSFNNLSSLNLDLFVPYLTNLKQFFVDGNSLHEIQGNRTFSQAFPLLQKLGISRNRFNCSYLHHLLISPYLSDLVSLHIEPDDSTDETPHIRDVSCISIAQQKDVAATTAASPAALEGPEVTLHKQLELLRLHAENLELHLTFMKVFLFVIGGIILVSLVSIVTIKYLKVRRSGRYDRRSIVFQSSATMDGNLTLE; this is encoded by the coding sequence ATGGCAGTTTGCGAAAAGCCTTCGCTTCGATCGGTTCACAcaatgcgtatacttaatatttggAGTCTGCTGTTGGTCCTGCTGGTGAACAGCAATCGTGTGCTTGCCGGCGATGTGTATTTGAGCTGCGATGAGTTCGAGCAGCACATGTTCATGGATCCCAACGAAGCATTCTGCACAGTCACCGGCTTCATCGTGACACACAGTCAAAATGTGGTGATCAAGAACTTTGTGCCCGGCAACATGGTCAAGTTTATGAAGTTCTACGACTCAACGCTGCTCTATGTGCCCTTCCGTTTGTTTGAGACGTTCACCTACCTCAAAACTTTGGATGTGTCTTACACGAGCATACTGGAACTCACGCGCAACACTTTCAGTGCGGCGGGCAACTTGACGAGTCTCAATCTCAGCTACAACAATATGACTTCGCTGCAGACATCGGTGTTCATTGGAGCCAATGCTTTAATGCGTTTGGATCTGTCGTACAATCGCATAATGGTGCTCAGTGAGAATACGTTTTGTGGTCTGCCCATCTTGAATAAGCTGCAGCTGAATGGCAACCGTTTGACCGAACTGCACAAGGATATCTTCAAGGATAACGAGTACCTCGAATCGATCTCCCTCGAGGGCAATCTGCTCACCTACATCGAACCGGAGGTCTTCAATCGCATGCGTCGCATCAAGGAAGTCAATCTCTCGCACAATAAATTGATACGCGTTCATCCGGACATGTTCTCAGAGGCATCGAATCTGGAGAGTCTCCTATTAGCTGTCAACTCGCTACGGGCTTTCCAGCTGACCGACAAAAGCATTGTACATCAACTGCATCTGGATTACAATCAATTGACCAACCTCACAATTAATGCCACACGCTTTGTTCGCGccaattacaataatattagCGAAATCTACATGCATCAAACGTTGCAACTGGAGACGCTTGAGTTGCGCAACAATCGCTTGACAAGCATTGCCAACATCACCAATATGACGGCTTTACTCCATCTGGATGTCTCTTATAATCCCATTGGACCCATCGGCGTTAGCACCTTTGATCAACTGAAGCGTCTGCGAAATCTTTATCTACGCTCAAATGGCATAAGGGAATTGGAATTTGGCATGTTCTCGAAACAGAAATACCTCGAAATACTCGATTTGTCGTTCAACAATCTGAGCAGTCTCAATCTGGATCTCTTTGTGCCCTATCTGACCAACCTGAAGCAGTTTTTTGTGGATGGAAATTCACTGCATGAAATCCAAGGCAATCGCACCTTCTCACAAGCATTTCCATTGCTGCAGAAATTGGGAATTTCACGCAATCGCTTCAACTGTTCGTATCTACATCATCTGCTCATTTCACCGTATTTATCCGACTTGGTCTCGCTGCACATTGAACCCGATGATAGCACCGATGAAACGCCGCATATACGCGATGTTTCCTGCATCAGCATCGCCCAGCAAAAGgatgtggctgccacaacTGCGGCTTCACCTGCTGCTCTCGAAGGTCCCGAAGTGACGCTGCACAAGCAACTGGAGCTGCTGAGGTTGCACGCCGAGAACCTGGAGTTACACTTGACCTTTATGAAGGTTTTTCTCTTTGTCATTGGAGGGATTATACTCGTCTCTCTTGTTTCGATTGTTACGATAAAGTATCTCAAAGTGCGACGCTCTGGGCGCTATGATCGTCGAAGCATTGTCTTTCAATCGAGTGCAACTATGGATGGAAATTTGACTTTAGAGTGA
- the LOC133842980 gene encoding uncharacterized protein LOC133842980, protein MFKFIVLAVLALVACVAAKPGIVAPLAYSANYVASPYVASPYVASPYVASSYVASPYVASPYVASPYTAAYSAAPLLLRK, encoded by the coding sequence ATGTTCAAGTTCATCGTTCTCGCTGTTCTCGCTCTGGTTGCCTGCGTCGCTGCCAAGCCAGGAATCGTTGCACCATTGGCTTACTCCGCCAACTACGTGGCATCTCCCTACGTGGCATCCCCCTATGTGGCATCTCCGTATGTGGCATCCTCCTACGTGGCATCTCCCTATGTGGCTTCCCCCTATGTGGCATCGCCCTACACCGCCGCCTACAGCGCTGCTCCCTTGCTGCTGAGGAAGTAG
- the LOC133842979 gene encoding uncharacterized protein LOC133842979, whose product MFKFIALAFLALVACVAAKPGIVAPLAYSANYVAAAPAAAVYSTEYHGNFASPYVAAPYVASPYVASPYAAAYTAPYTAPLLLRK is encoded by the coding sequence ATGTTCAAGTTCATCGCTCTCGCTTTCCTCGCTCTGGTCGCCTGCGTTGCCGCCAAGCCTGGCATTGTTGCTCCACTGGCCTACTCCGCCAACTATGTGGCTGCTGCCCCAGCTGCCGCTGTCTACAGCACCGAATATCACGGCAACTTCGCATCGCCCTATGTGGCAGCTCCTTACGTGGCTTCCCCATACGTCGCCTCGCCCTACGCTGCTGCCTACACCGCTCCCTACACCGCACCTCTGCTGCTCAGGAAGTAG
- the LOC133845798 gene encoding uncharacterized protein LOC133845798, with product MFKLFLLLSLCAAFAYAAPSLSTLSSLSTVPILSSSTSYHGWPQAVHVVRPVWTPSNTIVRPIIHGNLGLNGYGYGHGWL from the exons ATGTTCAAACTG tttctgttgctgtctctgtgCGCCGCCTTCGCCTATGCGGCCCCAAGCCTCTCCACGCTGTCGAGCCTGTCGACTGTGCCCATCCTGAGCAGCTCGACGTCGTATCATGGCTGGCCACAGGCTGTGCATGTGGTGCGTCCCGTTTGGACACCATCAAACACCATTGTGCGTCCCATCATTCACGGCAATCTCGGCCTTAATGGCTACGGTTATGGCCATGGTtggctataa
- the LOC133845826 gene encoding uncharacterized protein LOC133845826 — MKLLCLVLFVSLLGLAFSHELVYGYYAGHGLSYAHTVVPLAYARLLAPATQSHLYHSVETPNSFQQQYRSDYHQPMTYEYVY; from the exons ATGAAACTG CTGTGCTTGGTGCTTTTCGTTTCCCTGCTGGGACTTGCTTTCAGCCATGAGTTGGTCTACGGTTATTATGCGGGCCATGGCCTGAGCTATGCTCACACTGTCGTGCCTTTGGCCTATGCTCGTCTTTTGGCACCCGCCACTCAATCGCATCTGTATCACAGCGTTGAAACCCCGAACTCCTTTCAACAGCAATATCGCAGTGACTATCATCAGCCCATGACCTACGAATATGTCTACTGA
- the LOC133843783 gene encoding uncharacterized protein LOC133843783 — protein sequence MRKMRNYLWWWLLLVACCLNLGSIKAKPLVSFGIGVQTATRPYPEPYYNNYYGYNGYYGGGTYSNRYQPPGYPYYPAPYAPGSQYGALDFGIGALSLTPFLL from the exons ATGAGAAAAATGCGCAATTATCTTTGG TGGTGGTTGCTTCTAGTTGCCTGCTGTCTTAATCTGGGCAGCATCAAGGCCAAGCCACTTGTTTCCTTTGGTATCGGAGTGCAGACAGCGACGAGACCCTATCCAGAGCCTTACTACAACAATTACTATGGCTACAATGGCTACTATGGCGGTGGCACGTATTCGAACAGATATCAGCCCCCCGGTTACCCCTATTATCCGGCTCCTTATGCTCCTGGCAGTCAGTATGGAGCACTCGACTTTGGCATTGGGGCTTTGTCGTTAACCCCGTTTCTGCTTTGA
- the LOC133845229 gene encoding uncharacterized protein LOC133845229, whose amino-acid sequence MDTLSPNNCSKSSSSGSSATSSSMDLGGDKNKSTKQQRQRAQKLSRSRSLLQLLSKHLGRHFQHHHHQNDTVYSSQDDIRSSSTDSFSLSYERGSRNECLEEVLHGGSSLDLENTSRTSSASYSPGLEFYDNNTHIYVETVYRPGSAMEQLQPHHYHDDNSSVEDVEDEDEDDAEVQHVDENENLKLNAEPQPRSASAASAGAATTATSTATTKGGLHLSRISISSSVSRMLQHFSTSAATTATASLRSLSCSSTPLRQLRVSPMKKSPHGSNNCHSSSSSSNSSCSSSHSNSHSSSNSHSNSNSNSSKSGKKDKKQQSILRPPVQYVYMKGMSGLYSRVPSYAVCCPYTLHHMY is encoded by the coding sequence ATGGATACGCTATCGCCAAACAATTGCTCCAAGTCGAGTTCCAGCGGCAGTTCCGCGACCAGCTCCTCCATGGATCTGGGTGGTGACAAGAACAAGTCAACGAAGCAGCAGCGTCAACGAGCTCAAAAGTTGTCGAGATCGCGGagtttgctgcagttgctgagCAAACATCTGGGCAGACATTtccagcatcatcatcatcagaaTGACACCGTCTACAGCAGCCAGGATGACATACGCAGCTCCTCAACGGATTCCTTCAGTTTGAGTTATGAACGTGGTTCGCGCAACGAGTGCTTGGAGGAGGTGTTACATGGTGGCTCGAGCTTGGACTTGGAGAACACATCGCGCACTTCGTCGGCTTCGTATTCGCCTGGTCTGGAGTTCTatgacaacaacacacacatctatGTGGAGACTGTTTATCGTCCGGGCAGCGCAATGGAGCAATTGCAGCCTCATCACTATCACGATGACAACAGCAGTGTCGAGGACGTTGAGgatgaggacgaggacgaTGCTGAGGTGCAGCATGTGGATGAGAATGAGAATCTCAAGTTGAATGCGGAGCCACAGCCACGTTCAGCATCGGCGGCTTCAGCTGGCGctgcgacaacagcaacatcaacagcaacaacaaaaggtgGACTGCACTTGAGTCGCATTTCGATCTCATCATCAGTCAGTCGCATGTTGCAACATTTCTCCACATCGGCGGCAACAACGGCCACCGCATCGTTGCGTTCGCTGTCCTGCAGCAGCACACCGTTGCGACAGTTGCGTGTGTCGCCGATGAAAAAGTCACCgcacggcagcaacaactgtcacagcagcagcagcagcagcaacagcagttgcagcagcagtcacagcaacagtcacagcagcagcaacagccacagcaacagcaacagcaactcatcGAAGTCTGGCAAAAAGGATAAGAAGCAGCAGAGCATATTGCGACCTCCAGTTCAGTATGTTTACATGAAGGGCATGTCCGGATTGTATTCGCGGGTGCCCAGCTACGCGGTCTGCTGTCCCTACACATTGCACCACATGTattag